One Camelina sativa cultivar DH55 chromosome 3, Cs, whole genome shotgun sequence genomic window carries:
- the LOC104777283 gene encoding protein ABCI7, chloroplastic — translation MAAATVLGRLSLIPNLSCKPKLKSNRRTTPTSVSIRAQASFSDPFVLQLAESLEDSLTASSSSSLPLQRIRESSAETLLSTPWPSKKDEPFRFTDTSFIRYSQIEPVSSTHQRNFQFLDDLSGTQFPNAVIIDGFVSNLTIGPSDLPDGVYFGSFAGLPDELTNRISEFVGNFDSGDLFWSINGMGAPDLTVIYVPQGCKVENPIYLRYFCGETGDRESKRLPVSNPRVFVMVEEGGEIGIVEEFVGKEEQGFYWTNPVLEVVVQKNGKVKHSYLQKESMGSAHIKWTFVRQEAESEYELVEVSTGGKLGRHNLHVQQLGPDTLTELTTFHMCVNEQTLDLHSRIVLDHPRGTSRQLHKCIVAHSSGQAVFDGNVRVNKLAQQTNAGQLTRSLLLKPRATVNIKPNLQIIADDVKCSHGAAISDLEEDQLFYFQARGIDLETARRALISSFGSEVIEKFPNREIRDQARNHLKCLL, via the exons ATGGCGGCTGCCACAGTTCTCGGTCGCTTATCACTGATACCAAATCTATCTTGTAAACcaaaattgaaatcaaacaGAAGAACAACTCCTACAAGTGTTTCAATCCGAGCACAAGCTTCCTTCTCCGACCCTTTTGTACTTCAACTAGCTGAATCACTCGAAGACTCTCTcacggcttcttcttcttcttcattacctCTCCAAAGAATCCGAGAATCTTCCGCTGAGACTCTTTTATCAACACCATGGCCGTCGAAGAAAGACGAACCTTTCAGATTCACCGACACATCGTTCATCCGATACTCCCAAATCGAACCCGTCTCCTCGACCCATCAacgaaattttcaatttttggatGATCTGAGTGGAACCCAGTTCCCAAACGCCGTGATTATCGATGGGTTCGTGTCGAATTTGACGATTGGTCCATCGGATTTGCCCGATGGTGTTTACTTCGGGAGCTTCGCTGGTCTACCGGATGAGTTAACGAACCGGATTTCTGAATTCGTTGGGAATTTCGATTCTGGTGATTTGTTCTGGTCTATTAACGGCATGGGAGCACCTGATTTGACTGTGATTTATGTTCCTCAAGGATGTAAAGTGGAGAATCCGATTTATCTGAGGTACTTTTGTGGTGAAACCGGTGACCGGGAATCTAAACGGTTGCCGGTATCGAATCCTAGGGTTTTTGTGATGGTggaggaaggaggagagattggTATAGTTGAGGAGTTTGTGGGGAAAGAGGAACAGGGGTTTTATTGGACGAATCCTGTTTTGGAAGTTGTTGTTCAGAAGAATGGGAAAGTGAAGCATTCATATTTGCAGAAAGAGTCCATGGGTTCTGCTCATATCAAGTGGACTTTTGTTCGACAG GAGGCAGAGAGTGAGTATGAGCTTGTGGAAGTGAGTACTGGCGGGAAATTAGGGAGGCACAATCTTCATGTGCAGCAGCTTGGGCCGGATACGCTCACGGAGTTAACCACGTTTCATATGTGTGTCAATGAGCAGACTCTAGATCTCCATAGCAGAATTGTCTTAGACCATCCCCGAGGCACTTCGCGACAGCTCCACAAGTGTATCGTTGCTCATTCCTCTGGTCAAGCTGTTTTCGATGGCAATGTCCGAGTTAACaa ATTAGCTCAACAGACCAACGCGGGACAACTAACGCGGAGCCTACTATTGAAACCACGAGCCACGGTGAACATAAAACCGAATCTTCAGATCATTGCAGACGATGTCAAGTGCTCGCACGGAGCTGCAATCAGCGATCTTGAAGAAGACCAACTCTTCTATTTCCAAGCTCGTGGGATCGACTTGGAGACTGCAAGAAGAGCTCTCATATCCTCTTTTGGATCAGAGGTGATCGAGAAGTTTCCAAATCGAGAAATCCGCGACCAAGCCAGAAATCACCTCAAATGCTTGCTCTGA
- the LOC104777278 gene encoding glycine cleavage system H protein 3, mitochondrial, whose amino-acid sequence MALRMWASSTANALKLSSSVSKSHLSPAFSISRCFSSVLEGLKYANSHEWVKHEGSVATIGITDHAQGHLGEVVFAELPELNSSVSKEKNFGAVESVKATSEILSPISGEVIEVNTKLTESPGLINTSPYEEGWMIKVKPSNPAELDTLMGPKEYTKFCEDEDAAH is encoded by the exons ATGGCATTGAGAATGTGGGCTTCCTCTACAGCAAATGCTCTCAAGCTCTCTTCTTCTGTCTCAAAATCTCATCTCTCTCCAGCTTTCTCCATCTCCAGATGCTTCTCCTcag TGTTGGAAGGACTTAAGTATGCAAATTCACATGAGTGGGTAAAACATGAAGGCTCAGTTGCTACAATTGGTATCACTGACCATGCACAg GGACATTTAGGAGAAGTTGTGTTTGCGGAGCTGCCAGAATTAAACAGTTCAGtgagcaaagaaaaaaactttggaGCTGTTGAGAGTGTTAAGGCCACTAGTGAGATACTATCCCCAATCTCTGGTGAAGTCATTGAGGTTAACACAAAGCTCACAGAGTCACCTGGTTTG ATCAACACAAGCCCTTATGAAGAAGGTTGGATGATAAAGGTGAAACCAAGCAACCCTGCGGAGTTAGATACCTTGATGGGTCCAAAGGAATACACCAAGTTCTGCGAAGACGAAGACGCTGCTCACTAG
- the LOC104777285 gene encoding MND1-interacting protein 1-like isoform X2, protein MGCTVREKHVKPSRRIRPVAFRSDPPVCLIERIALSKSIVESSLKNLVYHPGLTDSGSVVNSSSPSEWGYCTEDHLEEILLKHLEFFYNQAVSKLLDLGYEEGVAVKAVLSNGHCYGELDVLTNIVNNSLSYLNTTGGEVEDRSETDFTDLRDLEEYSLAGMIYLLQQVKPNLSKGDAMWCLLMSELHVGRASTMDIPAPGNRASCCCTSTKDDDSNKDVGVGSTSLDIAGFMAPALCRFHGGWDFGNGGGPEFSGNGFSTSGAAELKLQREIHCPKRFNLSPSMKSLLKRNVAAFAAGFRASMKQKQIQSETCGDSISPARVETCEQQQPRKSGSEESVGSVLEKFRDLNLDDDNLESVGEDGKDCVIVNLLHQVKDLEKKLKERKEWAHKKAMQAAQKVSEELADLKSLKSEREAIQLLKKGKKAVEESIMKRLSDKDFELKEVTDQMDTANKIVRKLENQNAELRAEREGSKLSASESLKACMEETKKEKKCLKKLVAWEKQKLKLQDEITAEKDKINALYRTLAQTTQDEKEIEAKWRQEQKAKEETVAQMEEEQRSKEAAEGHNKRKLETLRLKIELDFQRHKDDHQRLEQELSRLRASSDTDSSHLSNNVWKAEKSQGENIAKLLEELDKLEGTNENEANYDRECIICMKDEVSVVFLPCAHQVVCGSCSDSFFASNNNGGRKVTCPCCRSLIQQRIRIFGATS, encoded by the exons ATGGGTTGTACTGTGAGGGAGAAGCATGTGAAACCGAGCCGTAGGATCCGACCCGTTGCCTTTAGATCCGACCCGCCTGTATGTTTGATCGAGAGGATTGCTCTGTCGAAATCAATCGTCGAGTCAAGTCTCAAAAACCTTGTTTATCATCCAGGTCTTACTGATTCTGGCTCTGTTGTTAATTCGTCGAGCCCTAGCGAGTGGGGTTATTGTACTGAGGATCATTTGGAAGAGATATTGCTTAAACATTTGGAGTTTTTCTATAACCAAGCTGTTTCCAAGCTTCTTGACTTGGGTTACGAGGAAGGTGTCGCGGTTAAGGCGGTTTTGAGTAATGGTCACTGCTATGGTGAGTTGGATGTTTTGACGAACATAGTGAATAATTCATTGTCTTATCTGAATACCACTGGTGGTGAAGTTGAGGATCGATCAGAGACTGATTTTACTGATTTGAGAGATTTGGAGGAGTATTCGCTTGCTGGTATGATTTACTTGCTGCAACAAGTTAAGCCTAATTTGAGTAAAGGTGATGCAATGTGGTGTTTGTTAATGAGTGAGCTCCACGTTGGTAGGGCGAGTACTATGGATATCCCAGCTCCAGGGAATAGGGCTAGTTGTTGTTGTACTAGTACTAAGGATGATGATAGCAATAAAGATGTTGGTGTTGGTAGTACTAGTTTAGATATCGCTGGTTTCATGGCGCCAGCATTGTGTCGTTTCCATGGAGGTTGGGATTTTGGGAACGGGGGAGGGCCTGAGTTTTCTGGTAACGGGTTTTCTACAAGCGGTGCTGCTGAGTTAAAGCTGCAGAGAGAGATTCATTGTCCGAAAAGGTTTAATCTTTCGCCTTCCATGAAGTCCTTGTTGAAGCGGAATGTTGCAGCTTTTGCTGCTGGGTTTCGTGCTAGTATGAAGCAGAAGCAGATTCAGTCTGAAACTTGTGGCGATAGCATATCTCCTGCACGTGTGGAAACTTGTGAGCAGCAGCAGCCACGCAAGTCAGGGAGTGAAGAAAGTGTTGGTTCGGTGTTGGAGAAATTTCGTGATCTGAACCTTGATGATGATAATCTTGAATCGGTGGGTGAGGATGGTAAGGATTGTGTGATAGTCAATCTGCTTCATCAAGTCAAGGATCTCGAGAAGAAATTAAAGGAGAGGAAGGAATGGGCTCACAAGAAGGCAATGCAAGCTGCCCAAAAGGTTAGCGAAGAACTGGCCGACCTTAAGTCACTGAAGAGTGAAAGAGAAGCAATCCAACTGctgaaaaaggggaaaaaagctGTTGAAGAATCAATCATGAAAAGATTATCCGACAAGGATTTTGAACTGAAAGAAGTTACTGATCAAATGGACACGGCAAATAAGATAGTAAGAAAGCTTGAGAATCAAAATGCAGAACTCCGAGCAGAGAGGGAGGGTTCCAAATTAAGTGCTTCAGAATCGCTTAAAGCGTGCatggaagaaacaaagaaggagaaaaaatgCTTGAAGAAGCTTGTGGCATGGGAGAAGCAGAAACTCAAGTTGCAGGATGAGATTACCGCTGAGAAAGACAAAATCAATGCTCTTTATAGGACTTTAGCTCAGACTACACAGGATGAAAAGGAAATTGAG GCTAAATGGAGGCAAGAGCAGAAAGCAAAGGAGGAAACTGTGGCTCAAATGGAGGAAGAACAACGCTCGAAAGAAGCAGCTGAGGGTCACAACAAGAGAAAGCTCGAGACTCTACGGTTAAAAATCGAACTAGACTTCCAAAGACACAAAGATGATCACCAAAGACTAGAGCAAGAACTCTCTAGACTCAGAGCCTCTTCAGATACCGACTCAAGCCACTTATCCAATAACGTTTGGAAAGCCGAAAAATCCCAAGGAGAAAACATTGCTAAGCTGCTTGAAGAACTCGATAAACTTGAAG GGACTAATGAGAATGAAGCAAACTATGATCGAGAATGCATCATCTGTATGAAAGATGAAGTCTCTGTGGTGTTCCTTCCTTGTGCGCATCAAGTTGTGTGTGGTAGTTGCAGTGATAGCTTCTTTGCGAGCAACAACAATGGCGGAAGGAAAGTCACTTGTCCTTGTTGTCGAAGTTTGATTCAACAGCGAATCCGTATCTTTGGAGCAACTTCATAA
- the LOC104777284 gene encoding uncharacterized protein LOC104777284 — protein MLCLVFFLVGFVVWPLFARKMASYAISNTIHTVTLKTSKRISPYNGLFGWNSDKKTDNIRLPQQPAYHDDVQIPFSLSLVNKTFLKGRELKCCYKASIDGFSATKFHERCDFKGPCVIIAYAKDKSFKFGGFSPEGYKSTDDYYDTFDAFLFYWLDDCDDPIVLPKIGGSGAALFDYARGRPQFGADGLLIGPPLAPVMGGFAGPDTNAGVGDLRMAKSRLGLSYAKRKDGEESIFGDENKVSLDDVLVFCNPYIASLY, from the exons ATGCTCTgcctagttttttttcttgtgggtTTTGTTGTGTGGCCGTTATTTGCAAGAAAAATGGCTTCGTATGCCATCTCAAACACAATTCATACCGTAACCTTGAAGACCTCGAAGAGAATAAGTCCTTACAACGGTCTATTCGGTTGGAACTCCGACAAGAAAACAGACAATATCCGGCTGCCGCAACAACCAGCCTACCACGACGACGTCCAgattcctttctctctttcgttgGTAAACAAAACCTTCTTAAAGG gaAGAGAACTAAAATGTTGCTACAAGGCAAGTATTGATGGGTTTAGTGCAACGAAGTTCCATGAACGTTGTGACTTCAAAGGTCCATGTGTTATCATAGCTTACGCTAAAGACAAGTCTTTCAAGTTTGGTGGATTTAGCCCAGAAGGTTATAAAAGTACTGACGATTATTACGATACATTTGATGCTTTCCTCTTCTATTGGCTCGACGATTGTGATGACCCAATCGTCCTTCCAAAGATTGGAGGAAGTGGAGCAGCTCTATTTGATTATGCACGCGGAAGGCCTCAATTTGGAGCTGATGGGCTTCTTATAGGACCGCCTTTAGCTCCCGTGATGGGCGGATTTGCGGGTCCGGATACGAACGCAGGGGTTGGCGATTTGAGGATGGCTAAATCAAGATTGGGTTTGTCATATGCTAAGAGGAAAGATGGGGAAGAATCTATCTTCGGAGATGAGAATAAGGTCAGTCTTGATGATGTATTGGTCTTTTGTAACCCCTACATTgcttctttgtattaa
- the LOC104777279 gene encoding pre-mRNA-splicing factor ATP-dependent RNA helicase DEAH1-like, with the protein MASNDLKTWVSDKLMVLLGYSQTAVVNYLIAMAKKTKSPTQLVGELVDYGFSSSGETRSFAEEIFARVPRKNTGVNLYQQHEAEAAMLVRKQQTYALLDADDDEEEVVVEKISSASESRKSDKGKKRFRKKSGQSDESDGEVAVREDSRHVRRKVSEDEDDGSESEEERVRDQKEREELEQHLRDRDTARTRKLTEQKLSKKEQEEAVRRANALEKDDLNSLRKVSRQEYLKKREQKKLDELRDEIEDEQYLFGGEKLTETELREFRYKKELYDLVKKRTQDEDDVEEYRIPDAYDQDGGVDQEKRFSVAVQRYKDLDSTEKMNPFAEQEAWEDHQIGKATLKFGAKNKKASDNYQFVFEDQINFIKESVMAGENYEDDMDAKQKSQDLAEKTALEELQEVRRSLPIYAYREQLLKAVEEHQVLVIVGDTGSGKTTQIPQYLHEAGYTKRGKVGCTQPRRVAAMSVAARVAQEMGVKLGHEVGYSIRFEDCTSDKTVLKYMTDGMLLRELLGEPDLASYSVVIVDEAHERTLSTDILFGLVKDIARFRPDLKLLISSATMDAEKFSDYFDTAPIFSFPGRRYPVEINYTSAPEADYMDAAIVTILTIHVREPLGDILVFFTGQEEIESAEEILKHRIRGLGTKIRELIICPIYANLPSELQAKIFEPTPEGARKVVLATNIAETSLTIDGIKYVVDPGFSKMKSYNPRTGMESLLITPISKASATQRAGRAGRTSAGKCYRLYTAFNYNNDLEENTVPEVQRTNLASVVLALKSLGIHDLINFDFMDPPPAEALVKALELLFALGALNKLGELTKAGRRMAEFPLDPMLSKMIVVSDKYKCSDEIISIAAMLSIGGSIFYRPKDKQVHADNARMNFHTGNVGDHIALLKVYSSWKETNYSTQWCYENYIQVRSMKRARDIRDQLEGLLERVEIEISSNLNELDSVRKSIVAGFFPHTAKLQKNGSYRTVKHPQTVHIHPNSGLAQVLPRWVVYHELVLTSKEYMRQVTELKPEWLIELAPHYYQHKDVEDAASKKMPKGAGKAAI; encoded by the exons ATGGCGAGCAATGATTTGAAGACCTGGGTTTCAGATAAGCTGATGGTGCTACTTGGCTATTCTCAAACAGCTGTTGTTAACTATCTCATTGCAATGG ctaaaaaaacaaaatcacctACTCAACTTGTGGGAGAGTTGGTGGATTAcgggttttcttcttctggtgaaACTCGTTCCTTTGCGGAAGAAATTTTTGCCAGAGTTCCCCGTAAAAATACTGGTGTGAAT CTCTACCAACAACATGAAGCAGAGGCTGCAATGCTAGTGAGGAAGCAACAAACATATGCTCTTTtagatgctgatgatgatgaagaagaagtcgtTGTGGAGAAAATATCTTCAGCTTCTGAATCTAGAAAGTCAGATAAGGGCAAGAAaaggtttagaaaaaaaagtggGCAGTCAGATGAAAGCGATGGCGAG GTGGCCGTCAGAGAGGACAGTAGACACGTTAGAAGAAAGGTTTCTGAAGACGAGGATGATGGTTCTGAG TCAGAAGAGGAAAGAGTGCGTGAccaaaaggagagagaagaacTGGAGCAGCATTTAAGAGATCGTGATACTGCACGGACACGGAAG CTAACAGAGCAAAAGCTGTCGAAGAAAGAGCAAG AAGAGGCTGTTCGAAGAGCTAATGCTTTGGAGAAGGATGATTTAAATTCCCTAAG GAAAGTCTCGAGACAAGAAtacttgaagaagagagaacagAAGAAATTGGATGAACTAAG GGATGAGATAGAGGATGAACAATATCTTTTTGGAGGTGAAAAGCTCACAGAAACAGAGCTTCGTGAGTTTAG ATACAAGAAAGAGCTTTATGACCTCGTGAAGAAAAGAACacaagatgaagatgatgtcgAGGAG TATAGAATTCCAGATGCTTATGATCAAGATGGAGGTGTTGATCAAGAAAAAAGGTTTTCTGTTGCTGTACAGCGATACAA GGACCTGGATTCAACGGAGAAAATGAATCCATTTGCAGAGCAAGAAGCTTGGGAGGACCATCAGATTG GGAAAGCAACATTAAAATTTGGTGCAAAGAATAAGAAAGCCTCAGACAATTATCA gtTTGTGTTTGAGgaccaaataaatttcataaaggAATCTGTGATGGCTGGTGAAAAT TATGAAGATGATATGgatgcaaaacaaaaatctcaagatTTGGCAGAGAAAACAGCTTTAGAGGAACTTCAG GAAGTCAGAAGAAGTCTGCCAATTTATGCCTATCGTGAACAGCTGCTTAAGGCTGTGGAAGAGCATCAG gTTCTTGTCATTGTGGGGGACACTGGTTCGGGAAAGACTACACAGATACCACAATATCTCCATGAAGCTGGTTACACAAAACGTGGAAAG GTTGGTTGTACACAGCCCCGAAGAGTTGCAGCTATGAGTGTTGCTGCCCGTGTGGCACAAGAGATGGGTGTCAAACTCGGGCATGAG GTTGGCTATTCCATTCGATTCGAGGATTGTACTTCTGACAAAACAGTTCTGAAGTATATGACTGATGGTATGCTTCTGCGTGAGCTGCTTGGCGAACCAGATCTGGCCAGCTACAG TGTCGTTATTGTGGATGAGGCGCATGAAAGGACCTTGTCAACCGATATACTGTTTGGATTAGTCAAG GATATAGCACGGTTTCGACCTGATTTGAAGTTGTTGATATCTAGTGCAACAATGGATGCAGAAAAGTTTTCTGATTATTTTGATACAGCCCCGATTTTTAGTTTCCCAGGAAGAAGGTATCCAGTTGAAATCAACTATACAAGTGCACCTGAAGCTGATTACATGGACGCAGCAATAGTTACTATTCTTACAATTCATGTGAGGGAGCCACTTGGAGATATATTGGTCTTCTTCACTGGTCAAGAGGAAATTGAATCTGCAGAAGAGATCCTGAAGCACAGGATAAGAGGTTTGGGTACTAAGATTCGCGAATTAATTATATGCCCGATTTACGCGAACCTTCCAAGTGAACTCCAAGCAAAAATATTTGAGCCAACTCCAGAAGGGGCACGGAAAGTAGTTCTGGCAACAAATATCGCTGAAACATCATTGACCATTGATGGTATAAAGTATGTTGTTGATCCAGGCTTTAGCAAGATGAAATCATATAACCCAAGAACCGGAATGGAGTCATTGCTTATAACTCCCATCTCTAAGGCTTCTGCAACTCAACGAGCTggtcgagctggaagaacaagcgCAGGGAAATGCTACCGTCTGTACACAGCATTTAACTACAACAACGACTTAGAGGAAAACACGGTGCCAGAAGTACAGAGGACAAATCTTGCTAGTGTGGTACTTGCTTTGAAGAGTCTTGGAATTCATGATCTCATAAACTTTGATTTTATGGATCCTCCACCTGCTGAAGCACTTGTGAAGGCATTAGAACTGCTCTTTGCTCTGGGTGCTCTAAATAAGCTTGGCGAATTGACTAAAGCTGGTAGAAGGATGGCAGAGTTTCCACTTGATCCAATGTTGTCAAAGATGATCGTTGTTTCTGACAAGTATAAGTGCTCCGATGAGATAATATCAATTGCTGCTATGTTGTCAATTGGTGGCTCTATCTTCTACCGTCCGAAGGACAAACAGGTTCACGCTGACAATGCAAGAATGAACTTCCACACAGGGAATGTCGGAGACCATATCGCGTTGCTGAAG gtgtaCAGTTCCTGGAAGGAAACAAACTACTCTACTCAGTGGTGCTACGAGAACTACATTCAG GTCCGAAGCATGAAAAGAGCCAGAGATATCCGTGATCAATTGGAGGGACTTCTCGAAAGGGTAGAAATAGAAATCAGCTCAAACCTGAATGAGTTGGATTCAGTTAGGAAATCTATCGTCGCCG GTTTTTTCCCGCACACTGCAAAGCTGCAGAAGAATGGATCATATCGAACTGTGAAGCATCCCCAGACAGTGCACATACATCCCAATTCAGGGTTAGCTCAG GTATTGCCGAGATGGGTTGTATATCATGAACTAGTGCTGACTTCCAAGGAATATATGCGACAG GTAACAGAATTGAAACCAGAATGGTTGATTGAGTTAGCTCCTCACTACTACCAGCACAAGGACGTCGAAGATG cTGCATCAAAGAAAATGCCCAAAGGAGCTGGAAAAGCTGCAATATAA
- the LOC109132271 gene encoding uncharacterized protein LOC109132271, giving the protein MEQPRDKTSQEQARESLIEISYTSPEEEEYIITSSDVKPVISSITANGATKGGSTDDADKLRAELISISYDESPSPSPSPDVAVSPTLPNGFCRG; this is encoded by the coding sequence ATGGAACAACCGCGTGACAAGACTTCTCAAGAACAAGCCCGTGAATCTCTCATCGAAATCTCTTACACTTCACCTGAGGAAGAGGAGTATATAATAACGTCCTCAGATGTGAAACCTGTCATCAGTAGTATTACCGCAAACGGAGCCACAAAAGGAGGAAGCACCGATGATGCGGACAAGCTTAGAGCTGAGCTGATCTCCATTTCTTATGACGAGTCACCTTCACCTTCACCTTCACCGGATGTAGCTGTTTCGCCGACCCTGCCCAACGGTTTCTGTCGTGGATAG
- the LOC104777285 gene encoding MND1-interacting protein 1-like isoform X1: MGCTVREKHVKPSRRIRPVAFRSDPPVCLIERIALSKSIVESSLKNLVYHPGLTDSGSVVNSSSPSEWGYCTEDHLEEILLKHLEFFYNQAVSKLLDLGYEEGVAVKAVLSNGHCYGELDVLTNIVNNSLSYLNTTGGEVEDRSETDFTDLRDLEEYSLAGMIYLLQQVKPNLSKGDAMWCLLMSELHVGRASTMDIPAPGNRASCCCTSTKDDDSNKDVGVGSTSLDIAGFMAPALCRFHGGWDFGNGGGPEFSGNGFSTSGAAELKLQREIHCPKRFNLSPSMKSLLKRNVAAFAAGFRASMKQKQIQSETCGDSISPARVETCEQQQPRKSGSEESVGSVLEKFRDLNLDDDNLESVGEDGKDCVIVNLLHQVKDLEKKLKERKEWAHKKAMQAAQKVSEELADLKSLKSEREAIQLLKKGKKAVEESIMKRLSDKDFELKEVTDQMDTANKIVRKLENQNAELRAEREGSKLSASESLKACMEETKKEKKCLKKLVAWEKQKLKLQDEITAEKDKINALYRTLAQTTQDEKEIEAKWRQEQKAKEETVAQMEEEQRSKEAAEGHNKRKLETLRLKIELDFQRHKDDHQRLEQELSRLRASSDTDSSHLSNNVWKAEKSQGENIAKLLEELDKLEGTNENEANYDRECIICMKDEVSVVFLPCAHQVVCGSCSDSFFASNNNGGRKVTCPCCRSLIQQRIRIFGATS; encoded by the exons ATGGGTTGTACTGTGAGGGAGAAGCATGTGAAACCGAGCCGTAGGATCCGACCCGTTGCCTTTAGATCCGACCCGCCTGTATGTTTGATCGAGAGGATTGCTCTGTCGAAATCAATCGTCGAGTCAAGTCTCAAAAACCTTGTTTATCATCCAGGTCTTACTGATTCTGGCTCTGTTGTTAATTCGTCGAGCCCTAGCGAGTGGGGTTATTGTACTGAGGATCATTTGGAAGAGATATTGCTTAAACATTTGGAGTTTTTCTATAACCAAGCTGTTTCCAAGCTTCTTGACTTGGGTTACGAGGAAGGTGTCGCGGTTAAGGCGGTTTTGAGTAATGGTCACTGCTATGGTGAGTTGGATGTTTTGACGAACATAGTGAATAATTCATTGTCTTATCTGAATACCACTGGTGGTGAAGTTGAGGATCGATCAGAGACTGATTTTACTGATTTGAGAGATTTGGAGGAGTATTCGCTTGCTGGTATGATTTACTTGCTGCAACAAGTTAAGCCTAATTTGAGTAAAGGTGATGCAATGTGGTGTTTGTTAATGAGTGAGCTCCACGTTGGTAGGGCGAGTACTATGGATATCCCAGCTCCAGGGAATAGGGCTAGTTGTTGTTGTACTAGTACTAAGGATGATGATAGCAATAAAGATGTTGGTGTTGGTAGTACTAGTTTAGATATCGCTGGTTTCATGGCGCCAGCATTGTGTCGTTTCCATGGAGGTTGGGATTTTGGGAACGGGGGAGGGCCTGAGTTTTCTGGTAACGGGTTTTCTACAAGCGGTGCTGCTGAGTTAAAGCTGCAGAGAGAGATTCATTGTCCGAAAAGGTTTAATCTTTCGCCTTCCATGAAGTCCTTGTTGAAGCGGAATGTTGCAGCTTTTGCTGCTGGGTTTCGTGCTAGTATGAAGCAGAAGCAGATTCAGTCTGAAACTTGTGGCGATAGCATATCTCCTGCACGTGTGGAAACTTGTGAGCAGCAGCAGCCACGCAAGTCAGGGAGTGAAGAAAGTGTTGGTTCGGTGTTGGAGAAATTTCGTGATCTGAACCTTGATGATGATAATCTTGAATCGGTGGGTGAGGATGGTAAGGATTGTGTGATAGTCAATCTGCTTCATCAAGTCAAGGATCTCGAGAAGAAATTAAAGGAGAGGAAGGAATGGGCTCACAAGAAGGCAATGCAAGCTGCCCAAAAGGTTAGCGAAGAACTGGCCGACCTTAAGTCACTGAAGAGTGAAAGAGAAGCAATCCAACTGctgaaaaaggggaaaaaagctGTTGAAGAATCAATCATGAAAAGATTATCCGACAAGGATTTTGAACTGAAAGAAGTTACTGATCAAATGGACACGGCAAATAAGATAGTAAGAAAGCTTGAGAATCAAAATGCAGAACTCCGAGCAGAGAGGGAGGGTTCCAAATTAAGTGCTTCAGAATCGCTTAAAGCGTGCatggaagaaacaaagaaggagaaaaaatgCTTGAAGAAGCTTGTGGCATGGGAGAAGCAGAAACTCAAGTTGCAGGATGAGATTACCGCTGAGAAAGACAAAATCAATGCTCTTTATAGGACTTTAGCTCAGACTACACAGGATGAAAAGGAAATTGAG GCTAAATGGAGGCAAGAGCAGAAAGCAAAGGAGGAAACTGTGGCTCAAATGGAGGAAGAACAACGCTCGAAAGAAGCAGCTGAGGGTCACAACAAGAGAAAGCTCGAGACTCTACGGTTAAAAATCGAACTAGACTTCCAAAGACACAAAGATGATCACCAAAGACTAGAGCAAGAACTCTCTAGACTCAGAGCCTCTTCAGATACCGACTCAAGCCACTTATCCAATAACGTTTGGAAAGCCGAAAAATCCCAAGGAGAAAAC ATTGCTAAGCTGCTTGAAGAACTCGATAAACTTGAAGGGACTAATGAGAATGAAGCAAACTATGATCGAGAATGCATCATCTGTATGAAAGATGAAGTCTCTGTGGTGTTCCTTCCTTGTGCGCATCAAGTTGTGTGTGGTAGTTGCAGTGATAGCTTCTTTGCGAGCAACAACAATGGCGGAAGGAAAGTCACTTGTCCTTGTTGTCGAAGTTTGATTCAACAGCGAATCCGTATCTTTGGAGCAACTTCATAA